The Macaca fascicularis isolate 582-1 chromosome 11, T2T-MFA8v1.1 genomic sequence CGCAATCAAGTTCGTTGTCCAGGAGAGATGAACAATTTCATGACGAAAAAGCAGTTTTCCAAAGTCCCTTTGTGACAGTCCAGTCGCGTGGCTGCGCCTCAGTTAAGATGGAtcgtatttccttttcttcatgtcCTGGCTCTTCCTATGAGATTCCCAGTTTCCTGCAGAAGACAAAATGGCTTAAATGTAGctgccatgattttaaaataaactgacaGCTAATGATTTCTGGATTATATTAATGATCCTAATCTAGACTAAGCCCAAGAAGGAGAATTACTGTTAGGAGGAAGGCAGATGATTCTCCTCGACCAAGTGGCGTCGTGCTCACGACAGACCTGCTGCTAGTCGCGCCTCCGCTTCCTGCTATTACCAGGAGCTGGAAAGGGCTGCACCTGCAGTCAGGAGGCCAGAGGAAAAGTTCTGGCTCTGAAACAATTATCTTCTACGTGTGGCGCCTTCCCTAACAGAAGCTCCCTGTTCTATCGAACTTCAAATGAAATGTCATCCTTCCTCAAAAATTCCCAGAATTAAAGCTGGGACCTCCCTTTAATTTTTGTGCCTAAACACCTCTCTGCTACCTGTTACGCGCTGGTCGGTGCTGTAAATCTGGAGGTCCCAAGATCCAGATTTTGCTTGTGGTTTCTGGTGGCAAAGGCTGTGTGGAGTCCTGTCCTGGGTCACCATCTGGTGGTTCAGGGCTAGTGTGTCAGCGGCCTGGGCTGGGTCTGCTCTAGACGAGGGCTTGGCCACACCATCCCCGGCATCTGGAGTCACAGCCCACTTTTCAGAGTTGTCTTCAAGAGTCTCTACAGAGGTCAAGGGAAAGGGTGTCATcagcaaataatgaaatattctcAAAGAAAGCACTGGAAAAACTGGCCATCAGAAATTCCATGTCTTGAGTACCTTCAGAAAGTTTTTGGaatttctctcccctccccctcaaaGCACACTTCCCTTCGGTTAGGACGAAAGAGAAACTGGACATGTGCCATCAGCCAGAACCCCTCAACGAAAACCCACGGAAATGAGGACTTCCGTGCTGCCTTAAAGGTATTCTGTGGCTGCTAAAAACATACAGCACAGTAGCTTACAAGCATTTCAAGGTATTTACTGATTAATTCTTGAGTCACTCCTGCAAGGAAGTCTTTCTCCGGGAGTGGTTCCGAGACGGCGGTTACAGGAGTGCTGTGCGTCAGAGGAGGGGCCGCACGCGCCGCTACGGTTCAGAGGAGAGAAAGGACAAGTCACAATCACATCACTACATGGGATTTCAGAGCTGAGTCCACTCCCCTCTCGTCAGGGGACACACTCTCAGGACAACACCGCTTCGGGCTGCACTGCCTCGGCCAGTAAAAAGAACTTCGGATTCCCGAGTCCCAGTCCCACCTACAGATCTGTCTGTGGTTTGAATTCCTCTCACCAGTGGGAAAGacaagtttcttttctcttttcatagcAAAAGTAAAAGGGTTCTTACAGGCCATCTAGTCCAGTGTCTGGCTTGCTTGTTACAGCCATAACCCTTGCTCAAACAACATCTTAAACTAAAATCTGaccaggcgcaggggctcaccctgtaaccccaggactttgggaggccaaggtggaaggatcacttgaaaccaggagttccagaccccacctctacaaaaaacaaaatattagtgGGTGTGGAGCatgcactggtagtcccagctactcaggagctgaggaaggaggatcacttgagcccaggaaggtcaaggctgcagggaaccctgatcccaccactgcactccaggctgagcgacagagcaagaccctgtctgaaaacaaaccaacaaacaaaatctTAAGCCAAAACCTGATGTGTGAAATGGATTAAAATAACAATGGCTCACGTTGTCTGCCAAGGGGCAGGAAAGGCCTGGAGGGCAGCGTCCTCCACAGTCTACCCGGGAGCCTCTGCAATGGTTGAGAAGCTAAACATCTAGAATCACTCTCGGTAAGGACATCCACGGGACAGGAAGTGGTTCTGTTTGagtttttatgttaatttcagCCTGTGAGTGCTGAGGGGCACATCAGTGAACAACCATGGAGCGAGTCCTCTGAATCTTCTTCACGATTCCTAGGGAAAAACTGGGCAAGAGCTCGAGGGATCTGGGACAAGGCTTCTCTCTGTTTCCACTCTGAGTAAGGATTACCTGCCCCTGGACGGGCAGGAGAGAACAGGaggggagacagagaaggaagagaggaaggcgTCTGTATCACTGTTCCCACTGAACCTGGACTCCGAAATAAACTAAAGTTGATAGATAAACCATCTGCCAAAGGTTCCCGTTATTCTCAACCCCAATTCTGCCTTGTATTTGAAGACATCTCAGaaacaaggcttttttttttttttttgaggccaggTCTCCTccactgtgtcgcccagactggagtgcagtggcacgatcctggctcactgcaacctctgccttctggattcaagcaattctcctgcctcagcctcccgagtaggggggaccacaggcatgcgccaccacacctggctaatttttatgtatttttggtagagatggggtttcgccatgatggccaggctggtgtcaaactcctgacctcaagtgatccgcccaccttggcctcccaaagtgctgggattacagatgtgagcaaccCCGGCCAAGGCTTTCTAATGTAGAGATGGCCAAAGTATGTGAagcaaaaaaaagttatttaccCTGAAATTTCTAATTCTAGAAGATTTTATCAATGCCCATTTAGttccatgggggaaaaaaaaaatcactgtcttTAGAAATGGGAAAATGTATGGCAGAGTTAAATATCTGAATTTCCTGGGCTCCTCTCTCCTGCGTGTGGCATGAGAGAAGTCCCAGCGAGGCCTGGTTTGGAGCCGGCCACAGGTTACTGGCAGAGAATCAGGCGACCTGCGGCCAGACTTCCTCCTGCAGGCACCTCCCAGGGCTCTGCTCCCCCCTCACACACCCTCACTCTTCTCAGCGGACGGCCTGGAGACGTGAACGTGCTGCTTCTCCATCCGCTCCCGGaactgctgctgcagctgctttTGCCGGAGCTTCCGCTGGTACGTGGCCTCGCTCTCCACGGTGGATGAAGTCAGGCCTCTGCGTGAGAGACCAACGGTGAGAGGAGCCCCGAGTCACAGCCATGGCTCCTGGGAGCACGCACACGGCTGGCTGGCTctgaaggaggaggtggaggccGCCCCAATGACACAGGAAGGGGCCGAGAGGAAAGAAGGGGCCTTGGGCCGCATACCGGGAGCTGCAGTCCTTGTCGCCCTGTATCACAACACGGCTTGGTCTGGAAGGGGAGGTCACCTCCTGTAGTTGTGGGTGTCCCAGGGCCATGTTCGGTCGGCAGCTGTTATATCTTGCCTCTTCCACAGATGGTTCAAAATCTTGTCTCTTCGCTTCAGTTAAATCCACTTCAAGAGGCAACtagtaaggaaagaaagaggagaaaaaaaattccttcaacGGGCTCTTGGCCTCCGCTGCTTCTCCCTGACTCACAGGTATAGATCGCATTTGATATCCTCCATCCACTGCGCCTTCTAGGTCCTGCTGAGGCAAAGGATCTACAACTTCCAAGTAGTACTACGAGAAGGAGAAGCCAAacaatttcatgttttatttataccCTTCTGTGTTAGTGAAGTTTTGATAAAAAGGAATCCTTCTTTGGTTTTGCCTTAGGGCAGATGTTCTGTAAAATCGAACTGGAATCTTTCCTCGGCAGCTGGGTCTGTCTGTGCTGCCTCCTTGTCCTTGTTCCACGGAAGTGAGCGCACATGGTTCTGCGGAGGTCTGCAGCGTCTCACCCCTTTCTGCCGGGGCCACCCCTGGAAAGAGCACTTGTCACTGAGGCAGCCTCGGGTACGCTGTGGCATCACGAAGGACCCTTCAGACAACAGAGGGAAGAACACCCGGGAGGCACGGACGTCGGCTGCCAGCCAAGGCTGCAAGGAATCTTCCAGGACGGGGCTGGTCCTGCATCTCATCAACATGAGAACGGACACTC encodes the following:
- the RAD52 gene encoding DNA repair protein RAD52 homolog isoform X4, with translation MAGGGQKVCYIEGHRVINLANEMFGYNGWAHSVTQQNVDFVDLNNGKFYVGVCAFVRVQLKDGSYHEDVGYGVSEGLKSKALSLEKARKEAVTDGLKRALRSFGNALGNCVLDKDYLRSLNKLPRQLPLEVDLTEAKRQDFEPSVEEARYNSCRPNMALGHPQLQEVTSPSRPSRVVIQGDKDCSSRGLTSSTVESEATYQRKLRQKQLQQQFRERMEKQHVHVSRPSAEKSEAARAAPPLTHSTPVTAVSEPLPEKDFLAGVTQELIKTLEDNSEKWAVTPDAGDGVAKPSSRADPAQAADTLALNHQMVTQDRTPHSLCHQKPQAKSGSWDLQIYSTDQRVTGNWESHRKSQDMKKRKYDPS
- the RAD52 gene encoding DNA repair protein RAD52 homolog isoform X3, with protein sequence MSGTEEAILGGRESHPAAGSGAVLCFGQCQYTAEEYQAIQKALRQRLGPEYISSRMAGGGQKVCYIEGHRVINLANEMFGYNGWAHSVTQQNVDFVDLNNGKFYVGVCAFVRVQLKDGSYHEDVGYGVSEGLKSKALSLEKARKEAVTDGLKRALRSFGNALGNCVLDKDYLRSLNKLPRQLPLEVDLTEAKRQDFEPSVEEARYNSCRPNMALGHPQLQEVTSPSRPSRVVIQGDKDCSSRGLTSSTVESEATYQRKLRQKQLQQQFRERMEKQHVHVSRPSAEKSEAARAAPPLTHSTPVTAVSEPLPEKDFLAGVTQELIKTLEDNSEKWAVTPDAGDGVAKPSSRADPAQAADTLALNHQMVTQDRTPHSLCHQKPQAKSGSWDLQIYSTDQRVTGNWESHRKSQDMKKRKYDPS
- the RAD52 gene encoding DNA repair protein RAD52 homolog isoform X1 codes for the protein MPVIPALWEPETGGSTERSAGVKMSGTEEAILGGRESHPAAGSGAVLCFGQCQYTAEEYQAIQKALRQRLGPEYISSRMAGGGQKVCYIEGHRVINLANEMFGYNGWAHSVTQQNVDFVDLNNGKFYVGVCAFVRVQLKDGSYHEDVGYGVSEGLKSKALSLEKARKEAVTDGLKRALRSFGNALGNCVLDKDYLRSLNKLPRQLPLEVDLTEAKRQDFEPSVEEARYNSCRPNMALGHPQLQEVTSPSRPSRVVIQGDKDCSSRGLTSSTVESEATYQRKLRQKQLQQQFRERMEKQHVHVSRPSAEKSEAARAAPPLTHSTPVTAVSEPLPEKDFLAGVTQELIKTLEDNSEKWAVTPDAGDGVAKPSSRADPAQAADTLALNHQMVTQDRTPHSLCHQKPQAKSGSWDLQIYSTDQRVTGNWESHRKSQDMKKRKYDPS
- the RAD52 gene encoding DNA repair protein RAD52 homolog isoform X2, whose translation is MLWYCIFEIKMTVQMRSAGVKMSGTEEAILGGRESHPAAGSGAVLCFGQCQYTAEEYQAIQKALRQRLGPEYISSRMAGGGQKVCYIEGHRVINLANEMFGYNGWAHSVTQQNVDFVDLNNGKFYVGVCAFVRVQLKDGSYHEDVGYGVSEGLKSKALSLEKARKEAVTDGLKRALRSFGNALGNCVLDKDYLRSLNKLPRQLPLEVDLTEAKRQDFEPSVEEARYNSCRPNMALGHPQLQEVTSPSRPSRVVIQGDKDCSSRGLTSSTVESEATYQRKLRQKQLQQQFRERMEKQHVHVSRPSAEKSEAARAAPPLTHSTPVTAVSEPLPEKDFLAGVTQELIKTLEDNSEKWAVTPDAGDGVAKPSSRADPAQAADTLALNHQMVTQDRTPHSLCHQKPQAKSGSWDLQIYSTDQRVTGNWESHRKSQDMKKRKYDPS